A DNA window from Castanea sativa cultivar Marrone di Chiusa Pesio chromosome 7, ASM4071231v1 contains the following coding sequences:
- the LOC142642035 gene encoding dimethylnonatriene synthase-like, with protein MESSSSWALIVMASLAALAFLSKLLPFKSHQLKFPPGPKPWPIIGNLNLKGSHPPKSLHILAQKYGPIMQLKFGSFPVVVASSAEMAKEFLKTHDHVFASRPKSAAGKYLSYNHHNITWAPAGPYWRQGRKIFLSELFNSKRLESYQYIRVEEMRAFLSRLCTLSEKPVVLKDHLFRFTLSSMSRLIFNKKYVSGESKYETSIVSPEEFQEMIEELFLLNGVFNIGDWIPWLNFLDLQGYVKQMKALKKKFDRFLDHVFNEHKKKMEGVKDFVPMDMVDILLQLANDPNIDVKLTYDSIKALTQDLLAGGVDTSATILEWAMAELLKQPPLIKKATEELDRVIGRERWVEEKDIPQLPYIEAIVKETMRKHPVAGLLVPRLALEDCDVVGYKIQKGTRVFINTWSIGRDPSLWDAPEEFCPDRFLGKAIDVKGQNFELLPFGSGRRMCPGYNHGLKVVSTTLANMLHGFYWKLPDNMNCEDLSMDEVYGFATSLKFPLIAVMEPRLPLHLY; from the exons ATGGAGTCTTCCTCTTCTTGGGCTCTTATAGTAATGGCATCACTAGCAGCCTTAGCCTTTCTCTCAAAATTATTACCCTTCAAATCCCACCAGCTAAAATTTCCACCAGGTCCCAAACCTTGGCCAATCATAGGCAATCTAAATCTTAAAGGTTCCCATCCCCCCAAATCTCTTCACATATTGGCCCAAAAATATGGACCAATTATGCAACTAAAGTTTGGATCTTTCCCTGTTGTGGTTGCCTCATCTGCTGAAATGGCAAAGGAATTCCTAAAAACACATGACCATGTCTTTGCCTCTAGACCCAAATCTGCCGCTGGCAAGTACTTATCTTATAACCATCACAATATCACGTGGGCACCTGCTGGACCATATTGGCGCCAAGGCCGTAAGATTTTCCTCTCTGAGTTGTTTAACTCAAAACGACTCGAGTCCTATCAATACATTCGTGTTGAAGAAATGCGTGCGTTTTTGTCACGCCTTTGCACATTGTCAGAGAAGCCGGTTGTGCTTAAAGACCATCTCTTCCGTTTTACTCTAAGCAGTATGAGCAGACTTATATTCAATAAGAAATATGTTAGTGGTGAGTCTAAATACGAGACCTCGATAGTGAGCCCAGaagaatttcaagaaatgaTAGAAGAGTTGTTCTTGCTAAATGGGGTGTTTAATATTGGGGATTGGATACCATGGCTCAATTTCTTGGACTTGCAGGGGTACGTGAAGCAAATGAAGGCTTTAAAGAAGAAATTTGATCGGTTCCTTGACCATGTGTTTAACGAACACAAGAAAAAGATGGAAGGAGTGAAGGATTTTGTGCCAATGGATATGGTGGATATATTATTGCAGCTGGCTAATGATCCAAATATTGATGTTAAGCTCACTTACGATAGTATTAAGGCACTCACCCAG GATCTACTGGCTGGAGGCGTAGATACCTCTGCAACAATTTTGGAATGGGCAATGGCCGAATTATTAAAGCAACCACCCCTCATCAAAAAGGCCACTGAAGAGCTGGATAGAGTAAttgggagagagagatgggtgGAAGAGAAAGACATTCCACAACTTCCTTATATTGAAGCAATTGTGAAAGAGACGATGAGGAAGCACCCTGTGGCTGGATTACTTGTACCACGTTTAGCTCTTGAAGATTGTGATGTAGTTGGTTACAAAATTCAGAAAGGAACTAGAGTCTTCATAAACACATGGAGTATAGGGAGAGATCCTTCACTATGGGATGCACCTGAAGAGTTCTGCCCAGATAGGTTTTTAGGGAAGGCTATTGATGTGAAGGGGCAAAATTTTGAGCTACTACCATTTGGTTCAGGGAGGAGAATGTGCCCTGGCTACAACCATGGACTAAAGGTGGTTAGCACTACCTTGGCTAATATGTTGCATGGATTTTACTGGAAATTACCGGATAACATGAATTGTGAAGATTTAAGCATGGATGAAGTTTATGGATTTGCAACATCTCTCAAATTCCCACTTATTGCAGTGATGGAGCCTCGACTTCCGCTTCATCTTTATTAG
- the LOC142642771 gene encoding putative disease resistance protein RGA3 — translation MAAVLLSSLVSSIMRSLNTLALKEFGIAWGLGTELNKLESTLSTIQAVLQDAEEKQWNSEAVRNWLRKLKDAAYDADNVVDEFATEALMRKVEREKGALTQVSSFFSLRNRLIFRMKMAHKLKNVKDRLEAISVERSFHLREGDIKTEAFDVEKRQTSSFVNESKIYGRDEEKEKIIEVLLTNVSDQDNLAIYAVWGMGGLGKTTLAQLVYNDARVESHFELRIWVCVSDDFHIRRLVKAIIESIDSSACNLLELDPLQQYLQEKLHGRRFLLVLDDVWNENHEEWDRLKHMLMCAMPGSMVIVTTRIEKIARMMATVLPIHHIGFLSNNDSWSLFKGRAFAMGRVEMNTELESIGKEIVKKCGGVPLAIKALGSLMSLKRRKIEWLSVKESQIWDLPIGKDSILLALRLSYHHLPPHLRQCFAFCCVFPKDHKLEMDKLIQLLMANGFIPFKGPSELYDFGVDIFNELVWRSFFQDVKEQYPGYITCKMHDLMHDFAQSIMRHECVAVEFGKDVKVEGRIFHMFFGMISSQDISLNEDLCKVPSLRSCLGTSDLKASLPFFLKQKYLRVLNFEFVVQEVPRSINNLKHLRYLDMSGSNIKVLPKSTTCLLNLQTLKLDHCDDLCELPKGMKHMKSLMYLGIIGCHSLTRMPEGMGQLTCLQSLSFFIAGKKNGYQVSELKGLNLRKNLTIKELDNVRNSMEAKNANLIGKQNLHSLRLFWRSDNKSHVPEHVEDVLDGLQPHSNLKELSINNYHGSKIPTWIQDSVLCDLFEISLDCWERCEHLPPLGKLSFLKVLVITGWHAVKYIGNEFHGDGTMSFPSLKEFRLHEMRDLEEWRTMNGRENFPCLSTLEITECPKLVEIPIIPYLTDLTMRRNNAMLIRSVMNLTSLSSLVIDDMDELTVLLDGLLQNHKMLEMLKISKMPNLKSLTNQLDNLSALNEFRLQYCDKIESLPEGLQNLHSLRRLSIRECNNLLSLPMNGLQGLSSLRSLYIWSCDKFCSLSEGIQYLIALENLNINGCPKLISLPEGIQHLTALHYLEIWNCEDLSSLPKQIGCLTSLSNLGIWYCPNLMSIPNELQNLMALKTLTIKGCPHLEKRCKKDIGEDWHKISHIPNIRIIPHSKIPSSTG, via the coding sequence ATGGCGGCCGTACTTCTTTCTTCCTTGGTGAGCTCTATCATGAGGAGCTTGAATACTTTAGCGCTAAAAGAATTTGGAATTGCTTGGGGATTGGGAACTGAGCTTAACAAACTTGAAAGCACGCTGTCCACCATCCAAGCCGTTCTCCAAGACGCGGAGGAGAAGCAGTGGAACAGTGAGGCTGTCAGGAATTGGCTCAGAAAGCTCAAAGATGCAGCTTATGATGCGGACAATGTTGTGGATGAGTTTGCAACTGAAGCTCTAATGCGAAaggtggagagagagaaaggtgcGCTAACCCAAGTAAGTAGCTTCTTTTCTCTTCGAAACAGACTTATATTTCGCATGAAAATGGCACATAAATTGAAGAATGTGAAGGATAGACTAGAAGCCATTTCCGTGGAGAGATCTTTTCACTTGAGAGAGGGAGATATAAAAACAGAAGCTTTTGATGTAGAAAAAAGACAAACTAGCTCATTTGTTAATGAAAGTAAAATTTATGGAAGAgatgaggaaaaagaaaagatcatTGAAGTATTGCTCACTAATGTGTCTGATCAAGATAATCTTGCCATTTATGCTGTATGGGGCATGGGGGGCTTGGGAAAAACAACACTAGCACAGTTAGTCTACAATGATGCAAGGGTGGAGAGCCATTTTGAATTGAGAATTTGGGTGTGTGTATCAGATGATTTCCATATAAGAAGGTTAGTAAAGGCAATCATAGAATCCATTGATAGTAGTGCATGTAATCTTTTAGAGTTGGATCCACTACAACAATATTTGCAGGAAAAATTGCATGGGAGAAGATTTTTACTTGTCTTGGATGATGTCTGGAACGAGAACCACGAGGAATGGGACCGTCTAAAACATATGTTGATGTGTGCGATGCCAGGTAGTATGGTTATAGTGACAACTAGGATTGAAAAAATTGCACGAATGATGGCCACAGTACTTCCTATACACCACATTGGATTCTTGTCAAATAATGATTCTTGGTCCTTATTTAAAGGACGTGCATTTGCAATGGGAAGGGTAGAAATGAACACAGAACTGGAATCAATTGGTAAGGAAATAGTGAAGAAGTGTGGAGGCGTGCCTCTTGCTATAAAGGCTCTTGGGAGCCTCATGTCCTTGAAAAGAAGGAAGATTGAGTGGTTATCTGTGAAAGAAAGTCAGATTTGGGATTTACCAATAGGTAAGGATTCCATCTTGTTAGCCCTTAGGTTGAGCTATCACCATCTACCTCCACATCTAAGACAATGCTTTGCTTTTTGTTGTGTATTCCCGAAGGATCACAAGCTTGAGATGGATAAGTTGATACAACTGTTGATGGCTAATGGTTTTATTCCCTTCAAAGGACCATCGGAGTTGTATGATTTTGGTGTTGACATCTTCAATGAATTAGTATGGAGGTCTTTCTTTCAGGATGTCAAGGAGCAATATCCAGGCTATATTACGTGTAAAATGCATGACCTTATGCATGACTTTGCTCAATCTATTATGAGACATGAATGCGTTGCAGTGGAATTCGGTAAAGATGTGAAGGTTGAAGGCAggatttttcatatgttttttgGCATGATCTCATCACAAGACATTTCTTTGAATGAGGACCTATGTAAAGTTCCATCTCTACGCTCATGCCTTGGTACATCTGATCTTAAAGCTTCTCTGCCATTCTTCTTAAAACAGAAGTATCTTCGGgtattgaattttgaatttgtggTTCAGGAAGTACCGAGATCAATCAACAATTTAAAACATTTGAGGTATCTTGACATGTCTGGGTCTAATATCAAAGTTTTACCTAAATCAACAACCTGCCTCTTGAACCTACAAACTCTAAAACTAGACCACTGTGATGATCTTTGTGAGTTACCCAAAGGTATGAAGCACATGAAAAGCCTTATGTATCTTGGCATCATTGGTTGTCATTCTCTTACTCGTATGCCTGAAGGAATGGGACAATTAACTTGCCTCCAATCATTGAGCTTCTTCATTGCAGGCAAGAAAAATGGCTATCAAGTAAGTGAGTTGAAAGGGCTAAACCTTCgaaaaaatttgacaataaaGGAACTTGATAATGTCAGAAATTCAATGGAGGCCAAAAATGCAAATTTGATTGGAAAACAGAATCTTCATTCGCTACGTTTGTTTTGGCGGAGTGACAATAAAAGCCATGTACCGGAACATGTTGAAGATGTTCTTGATGGTCTCCAACCTCATTCAAATCTGAAAGAACTGTCCATAAACAACTATCATGGTTCAAAAATTCCAACATGGATTCAAGATTCAGTTCTTTGTGATTTGTTTGAAATTTCGCTAGATTGTTGGGAAAGATGTGAACATTTGCCACCTCTTGGCAAACTATCATTCCTCAAGGTTCTTGTTATAACTGGCTGGCATGCTGTGAAATATATTGGCAATGAATTTCATGGAGACGGCACAATGTCGTTCCCCTCATTGAAGGAATTTAGGCTCCATGAGATGCGTGATTTGGAGGAATGGAGAACAATGAATGGAAGAGAAAATTTTCCCTGCCTAAGCACATTAGAAATCACTGAGTGCCCAAAGTTAGTTGAAATTCCTATTATTCCTTACCTTACAGATTTGACTATGAGAAGAAACAATGCAATGTTAATTAGGTCAGTGATGAATCTCACTTCACTTTCTTCCCTTGTGATTGATGACATGGATGAATTGACAGTTCTTCTAGATGGACTATTGCAAAACCATAAGATGCTTGAAATGTTGAAGATTTCCAAAATGCCCAATCTCAAGTCACTGACTAATCAATTGGATAATCTTTCTGCGTTGAATGAATTTCGTCTTCAATATTGTGATAAGATCGAAAGTCTTCCAGAAGGACTCCAGAACTTACATTCATTACGAAGACTGTCCATAAGGGAGTGTAATAATCTTTTGTCCTTACCAATGAATGGTTTGCAGGGCTTATCTTCACTGCGGAGTTTATACATTTGGAGTTGCGACAAATTCTGCTCTTTGTCTGAAGGAATTCAATATTTAATTGCACTTGAGAATTTAAATATCAACGGGTGTCCGAAGTTAATTTCATTGCCAGAGGGTATTCAACATCTAACTGCTCTCCATTATCTGGAAATCTGGAACTGTGAAGACTTATCTTCTCTGCCTAAGCAAATTGGATGCCTCACATCGCTTTCAAATTTGGGAATTTGGTACTGCCCTAATCTAATGTCTATACCAAACGAGCTACAAAATCTTATGGCACTCAAAACATTGACAATTAAAGGATGTCCACATCTGGAGAAGCGGTGCAAGAAAGACATTGGGGAGGATTGGCATAAAATATCTCACATCCCCAACATTCGCATCATTCCTCATTCAAAGATACCATCATCGACGGGTTAG